The Streptococcus respiraculi sequence CCCTCCGAGCGTAAGCGTTCGTGTAGGGAATCAACTTTTTCCTTGGTTAGAAGCACAAATGCAAGATGATTAAGTCCCGTTCGCTTCCTGTGATAACTTGGCTCTCTGTAATCTTCCTCGGTCTGGACAAAGACGAGGTAGGTATCCCGATAGCGATAGCTAAAACCCTCTTCCCACTCTTGATCCAGTTCATAGCCCAAGTCTGCAAAAAGCTTATCATAAAAGGCACGGCTAATTGCGAGATTGGCCACATTGATTTCGATATGATGAAGCATGCTATCTCCCACCTTTCTTAACTAGCTGGCACATGCCGATTCGCCTCCCACTCTTTCCTCAACAATCCGTAAACCAACTCATCACAACGATTACCTTCCACATCCTTTCGGTCACGAATCGTCGCTTCCAAGGTGAAACCGAGTTTTTCAGCAACACGTTTGCTCTGCTGGTTCGAGCTGTAACAACGGATTTCGACCTTGTGGAGATGAAGAAGAGTAAAAGCGACTTCAATCAGCGCAGCAACTGCTTCTGGCACATAGCCCTTACCCCAAAAGTCTGGGTGAAGCAAATAGCCAATCTCAAAGACATCATCCGCACGGCGGTGGTTAAAATCACAAGAGCCAATGATACGATCACTCCCTTTGACGGTAATCCCGTAGCCAGACGGCAGGTCTTTTTCTGCTAGATTCTTGAAATACTTCTTTTCAAGATAATCCCGTTCCTCCTCAAGCGTCGCTACCGGCGGAAATCCAGCAGGATGACATACTTCAGGCCGGATTTCATAAGCAAACAGATCCTCTACGTCCGCAAGCGTTCGCTGGCGCAGAATCAAACGCTTGGTTTCCACTTTTGGC is a genomic window containing:
- a CDS encoding GNAT family N-acetyltransferase, which codes for MNILESYDGKSLPKVETKRLILRQRTLADVEDLFAYEIRPEVCHPAGFPPVATLEEERDYLEKKYFKNLAEKDLPSGYGITVKGSDRIIGSCDFNHRRADDVFEIGYLLHPDFWGKGYVPEAVAALIEVAFTLLHLHKVEIRCYSSNQQSKRVAEKLGFTLEATIRDRKDVEGNRCDELVYGLLRKEWEANRHVPAS
- a CDS encoding VOC family protein encodes the protein MLHHIEINVANLAISRAFYDKLFADLGYELDQEWEEGFSYRYRDTYLVFVQTEEDYREPSYHRKRTGLNHLAFVLLTKEKVDSLHERLRSEGVTLLYEENYPHAGGPDHYAVFFEDPDRLKIEVVWEVRT